The following proteins are co-located in the Macaca thibetana thibetana isolate TM-01 chromosome 6, ASM2454274v1, whole genome shotgun sequence genome:
- the CXXC5 gene encoding CXXC-type zinc finger protein 5, whose amino-acid sequence MSSLGGGSQDTGGNSSSNTNASGGSGSSGPKAGAADKSAAVAAAAPASVADDAPPPERRNKSGIISEPLNKSLRRSRPLSHYSSFGSSGGSGSGSGSMMGGESADKATAAAAAASLLANGHDLAAAMAVDKSNPTSKHKSGAVASLLSKAERATELAAEGQLTLQQFAQSTEMLKRVVQEHLPLMSEAGAGLPDMEAVAGAEALNGQSDFPYLGAFPINPGLFIMTPAGVFLAESALHMAGLAEYPMQGELASAISSGKKKRKRCGMCAPCRRRINCEQCSSCRNRKTGHQICKFRKCEELKKKPSAALEKVMLPTGAAFRWFQ is encoded by the exons ATGTCGAGCCTCGGCGGTGGCTCCCAGGACACCGGCGGCAATAGCAGCAGCAACACCAATGCCAGcggtggcagtggcagcagtggcCCAAAGGCAGGAGCAGCAGACAAGAGTGCAGCAGTGGCTGCCGCTGCACCAGCCTCCGTGGCAGATGATGCACCACCCCCCGAGCGTCGAAACAAGAGCGGTATCATCAGCGAGCCCCTCAACAAGAGCCTGCGCCGCTCCCGCCCGCTCTCCCACTACTCTTCTTTTGgcagcagtggtggcagtggcagtggcagtggcagcatgATGGGCGGGGAGTCTGCTGACAAGGCCACTGCAGCTGCAGCCGCTGCCTCCCTGTTGGCCAATGGGCATGACCTGGCAGCGGCCATGGCAGTGGACAAAAGCAACCCTACCTCAAAGCACAAAAGTGGTGCTGTGGCCAGCCTGCTGAGCAAGGCAGAGCGGGCCACGGAGCTGGCAGCCGAGGGACAGCTGACGCTGCAGCAGTTTGCGCAGTCCACGGAGATGCTGAAGCGCGTGGTGCAGGAGCACCTCCCGCTGATGAGCGAGGCGGGTGCTGGCCTGCCTGAcatggaggctgtggcaggtgccGAAGCCCTCAATGGCCAGTCCGACTTCCCCTACCTGGGCGCTTTCCCCATCAACCCAGGCCTCTTCATTATGACCCCGGCAGGTGTGTTCCTGGCCGAGAGCGCGCTGCACATGGCGGGCCTGGCCGAGTACCCCATGCAGGGAGAGCTGGCTTCTGCCATCAGCTCCGGCAAGAAGAAGCGGAAACGCTGCGGCATGTGCGCGCCCTGCCGGCGGCGCATCAACTGCGAGCAGTGCAGCAGTTGTAGGAACCGAAAGACTGGCCATCAGATttgcaaattcagaaaatgtgaGGAACTCAAAAAGAAGCCTTCCGCTGCTCTGGAG AAGGTGATGCTTCCGACAGGAGCCGCCTTCCGGTGGTTTCAGTGA